The following proteins are co-located in the Gorilla gorilla gorilla isolate KB3781 chromosome 7, NHGRI_mGorGor1-v2.1_pri, whole genome shotgun sequence genome:
- the LOC101138851 gene encoding large ribosomal subunit protein eL21-like, producing MTNTKGKRRGTRYMFSRPFRKHGVVPLATYMRIYKKGDIVDIKGMGTVQKGMPHKCYHGKTGRVYNVTQHAVGIVVNKQVKGKILAKRINVFIEHIKHSKSRDSFLKRVKENDQKKKEAKEKGTWVQLKRQPAPPREAQKCGENQWEGA from the coding sequence ATGACgaacacaaagggaaagaggagaggcaccCGATATATGTTCTCTAGGCCTTTTAGAAAACATGGAGTTGTTCCTTTGGCCACATATATGCGAATCTATAAGAAAGGTGATATTGTAGACATCAAGGGAATGGGTACTGTTCAAAAAGGAATGCCCCACAAGTGTTACCATGGCAAAACTGGAAGAGTCTACAATGTTACCCAGCATGCTGTTGGCATTGTTGTAAACAAACAAGTTAAGGGCAAGATTCTTGCCAAGAGAATTAATGTGTTTATTGAGCACATTAAGCACTCTAAGAGCAGAGATAGCTTCCTGAAACGtgtgaaggaaaatgatcagaaaaagaaagaagccaaagagaaaggtaccTGGGTTCAACTAAAGCGCCAGCCTGCTCCACCCAGAGAAGCACAAAAGTGTGGTGAGAACCAATGGGAaggagcctga